One genomic region from Daphnia magna isolate NIES linkage group LG10, ASM2063170v1.1, whole genome shotgun sequence encodes:
- the LOC123476926 gene encoding uncharacterized protein LOC123476926, with protein MGRNNENPCHNYFDYDATGNTKVYGRHTGEHIKELMLECIFSYGISANHIYSLTTDNGSNMIKSVQLFLDGDEEEEDIDFDELNINNDEEEEELVINELSESIRDVVRGFRLIGKARAAMKALKNQVFMVSIRRSKLKKTILDGKTRWNSTLAMLARLLELREFITEIENSHADLKISEIQRIGIQEICSVLEPARKASVRLQMQQLTIGDFYKLWTSYKMDVEEIDTVFAKAFSVALQTRENLLMDNDIFRSAIYLDPRIKVILSTDERVKAKAYLVNLWQAVHQMRLDRNSNNNSFPHGHAESFIGPLDKFESAMRERENFMVSPAFTIENKRIDHLLENFEGHPRINSTENLLEWWYNARTDMPELFILAEIVHGVPVTQVSVERCFSSLKFVLSAYRNNLTPSILEDILLIRCNEKFEK; from the exons AAGTGTATGGGAGACATACAGGAGAACATATAAAAGAATTGATGCTAGAATGCATCTTCAGTTACGGGATTTCTGCCAATCATATATATTCCCTTACAACTGATAACGGCAGCAACATGATTAAATCTGTGCAACTTTTCTTGGAtggagacgaagaagaagaagacattgATTTTGACGAACTGAACATAAAtaatgacgaagaagaagaagaacttgtTATTAACGAACTCTCGGAAAGCATTCGCGATGTTGTGCGCGGATTTCG ATTAATTGGAAAAGCCCGTGCGGCGATGAAAGCTTTGAAAAATCAGGTGTTTATGGTTTCGATTCGGCGtagtaaattgaaaaaaacaatactTGATGGGAAAACCAG GTGGAACTCGACACTTGCGATGCTAGCTCGTCTTCTTGAGCTTCGGGAATTCATTACTGAAATAGAAAATTCTCATGCAGATTTAAAGATCAGTGAGATTCAAAGGATTGGCATTCAGGAGATATGCTCCGTTCTCGAGCCGGCCCGAAAAGCATCAGTCAGGTTGCAAATGCAACAGCTGACCATAGGAGATTTTTACAAATTGTGGACGTCGTATAAAATGGACGTAGAAGAAATCGACACAGTATTTGCGAAAGCTTTTTCCGTGGCCCTTCAAACACGGGAAAATTTGTTGATGGATAATGATATTTTCCGATCAGCAATATATCTAGATCCTAGAATTAAG gTAATTCTGTCTACTGATGAGAGGGTAAAAGCCAAAGCTTATTTGGTCAATCTGTGGCAAGCTGTCCATCAAATGAGGTTAGACAGAAACTCTAACAATAACTCTTTCCCACACGGACACGCTGAGTCTTTCATTGGGCCCCTTGATAAGTTTGAATCAGCCATGCGGGAACGTGAAAATTTTATGGTTTCTCCGGCATTCACCATTGAAAACAAACGAATCGACCACCTTCTGGAAAACTTTGAGGGTCATCCGCGAATAAATTCGACTGAAAATTTACTGGAGTGGTGGTATAATGCACGAACTGACATGCCAGAATTATTTATTCTAGCCGAAATTGTTCATGGGGTACCTGTTACTCAAGTCAGTGTAGAAAGATGTTTCTCTAGCCTCAAGTTTGTTCTTTCTGCTTATCGGAATAATTTGACTCCTTCAATATTAGAGGACATTCTTTTGATTCGATGCAatgagaaatttgaaaaataa